The Zingiber officinale cultivar Zhangliang chromosome 2A, Zo_v1.1, whole genome shotgun sequence genomic sequence TTGGCGAGAAGAATGTTGCCGGGAATGCGAACTCTCTTCGCGGGTACGAAGTCGTCGACGCCATCAAATCCAGCGTGGAAGCAGCGTGCCGCGCCACAGTGTCCTGCGCCGACATCGTCGCGCTCGCCGCCCGCGATGCAGTCACTCTGGTAGCTACTGTCTAGAATCAAATTAATTGGTTATGTGGGAGGAGGAGTTAATTAGTTGATCGTGGAGGCAGTTAGGTGGGCCGTCGTGGCAGGTGGCGTTGGGGCGGCGGGACAGCCGGACGGCGAGCATGGCGGCAGCCCAATCCGATCTTCCGCCAGCCTCCGACAACATCAGCACTCTGATCGCGAAGTTCGCAGCGAAGGGGCTGGACCTGCGCGACCTGACGGCGCTCTCCGGCGCGCACACAGTCGGGTCGGCCAGGTGCGTCAACTTCCGGCAGCACGTGTATAACGAAGCCAACGTGGACCCGGCGTTCGCGATGTTCCGCAGGCGCATCTGCCCGGCCTCCGGCGGTGACTCCAATCTCGCCTCGCTGGACCCCACCAGCCCCAACCGGTTCGACGTCAGCTACTACCGCGACCTCATGGTACGCCGCGCGCTGCTCCACTCCGACCAGGAGCTGTTCAACGGTGGGCCGGCCGACGACCTCGTGCGCCTCTACAGCAACAACGGCGGGGCATTCAACCGGGACTTCTCGGCCGCCATGGTCAagctcggcaacctctcgccgttgACGGGGAGCACAGGGGAAATCAGACTGAATTGCGGGAGGGCGAACTGAGGCCGTCGGCGATCGATTCGGACGCTAAGAATCGttgcatatttttatatattaattaattgtgAATTGAGGGGCAATTGCTTGTTgttaaattataaatcttttaatttagttgatttaaatcatgtattttacttttattaatatttaaatcaCGCATCGTATTTTCATATTTAATCACACTTTTTTTTAATACCCTTTCCTCCTATACATGCACTTATCACTTGAATCAACAAAGGACATTTAAACTATTGAAAAATAAATCACCTTGTAGGGAAATTTAGGgctgtttttattttaaaaaaaagttacttttttttaataaaacttcaCAACAGTGGAATAAGATTGAAGAGCATGGTTACTATTGGTGCGATtctgcggttagcactaacgatctaatccaattttaataaatgataaagtaggttaagttagtttcgtatTGATTTAACACTTCTACGAAGTAtataggagaagtccagacgagtcgacgggctgacctgacgtttgacacgaaatccagctaggtcgacggatcgaccggatagctggcacaaagcccagacgggtcgacgggctgaccaaatgtttggcacgaagtttAGCCAAGTCAAAGGGCCAACCAGATAACTGGCACGAAATCCAGatgggttgaagggctgaccggacgtctgacaggtaagttgagataagtcactagaggggagtgactgtgaggacgtgttcccgggaagggaacattaggtgccgatccaacttagatccattttgaaaatctaagttgagatcctgactagatttcggcctcgaggagacggaatctaactactacttttattactcttataacttaactgtgctaacactttgttttgcagggtagttttgtattttacctcggactaatatTTTTTACAGGTTGGTGAAAAAACAAAGGTTCGGGCTCCCGTAAGGGATCCGAAcacccggaggtccaggcgcttgAAAGGGATCCGAGTGCTCGGAAGGGattcgagcgcccggaagggatccgggggtCTGGGATGCAAAAATTATCCCTAGCCGTGTCGCCACATGGAGTTTCATGTGTGGACGGGCTATGTCACACTCCAGACGCCCGGAAGGGATCATGGCgtcccgagcctcctatataaggagggtaggCCTGGAGCAGAGAACAATGAACAACAAGATCTTTCAACATTTGCTCTGCCGTGCTACGCTCCTGCGATGCTGtaaaagctcctccgacaacgcgCCTCATTTTTATTTGTCTTTCTTGTTGGTATTATTTCTTTAAAGCATCTGTACTTTTTATTTGTAAAACACTTATTCGAAtttctagtggattgcccaacaaaagcactcaacgagtgcgggtcttggagtagcaGTCGaccaaagctccgaaccaagtaaaaaggttcgtgttagcattgtactTTTTTGTTCTCAATTTTTCCGCTACGTACTCTACGACTTTCCGATCGATATTCATTCCCCCTCCTCTATCGAATTACATgatctaacaagtgatatcatagcaggtaccgctctgatttggtgcaaccaccaatcatacagggggtgaaattcttttctattttctttttcggTTTTTAGTTTTTTGCTATATTCCAAACTAGCAtcgttacctttttggaaatcttcTCGTCAcaattaatctaaattggtgcaacaccaattcagttttagaTATTGTTTTCGtaataccacactactaatctaagataAAGTCTTGAGATTTCTTGCTTttgtttgtgtgtgtgtgcaggacaaatatgtctcaaattgaaggctttagcacagtacgCCCCCTATTCAACGGAGATGATTTTTTGTACtgaaagaagcggatggaggtctacctaAAGATCGGTTTCAATCAATGGTCCagtgtcaccagaggctacaaggtgccggtcgacaactccggaaatccactggacctggaacagtggactccggacataaGAAAGAAGTCCTCTACAGACTTCAAGTCTCTCAACACGTtgtaattgtaacgacccaattttccctattctgagtttcaaatatccataaagatatttgaaaatgcttttaaaatattctagagatttttagaaatttttagagtatttttgcgtaatttttggaggtcgtttaacatttttacaaaaaaaaaagaagttgtgacaaaaatcgttgaaggtgagactcgaacccaagacctccggccgaactcgACCTAAtcggacacagccaaccaactgagctatgctcgttttgttaaccaaataCGAAGCGAATATAGTTGAGTTATAATGAGAACCCAAAGTTTaaagttagacctagttataaaaggttaagttaggagggattaggttatttttctttttctcccgaaTCTCCTCTCCTCTCACGCGCGGCGCGGCGATTTGCTCCTGCTCGGGCGACGGCGAAGCTTCCTTCCGGCTGGTTTTCATCCGCGGGTGGTTGTCTCGACAGAGGAGAACTTGGGAGCACGAAGGGATCACCGGGAAAAGtagctacccgaaccctagaagcttcctttccttctttccggttgtaagtgcaagaaaccctaggtaagtactactcacctgcggtaggagttgctccgatctttcggtttgtttccttgtttcccgagtttcttgaatccgaaccaTGTTATAAAGATTTTTGGCTTTGGGTgttttgccgtgggtttcaaagagaGACCAAGAACTGGTTTTGTTTAATTGAGCATGTAGGATAACTCCGAATCTCTtttgttcttccctttgcttctattGTAGTTGGATTCAGTGGTTAAGAGTAGTTGGTTGTGGTTTTACCTTGCTGTGAAGATTGCTGCCATTTAATACTGCCGTGAGTTTCCTATGCATAGAAGTGTTCTGGGAACAAATTCCTTGTTCATTCGTTTAAGGATTTCGGATTTGATGTTTCCTTGTGCTTAAAACTGCCGAGAGTTTTCCATGCTTAGAGGTGTTCTGTTGAAGAATATAGCATTCTCTGTTTGTGCTATTAGCTCCTCGTTTATGATATTTGTTTATGCTATTAGTTCAAGTTTATGCTATTACAGAATTGAGGTCCTTATACCAAGTAGATTTTGAGCATTTCTTACATAGAAACTCTATTTCGAACTCCTGGTTAAACCGGACAGCCTTAATTTCAGCTTATAGTTGTCTCTTTAGCATGCCTACAGCCTTAAATGTAGTATTCGTGTAGGcctaattgctgccataaattccagcaaatggatttagagtttttacaacatgataagaagcgtaaagttgcattcttttacttTTATTGCAGCATGCTAAAACGTCTAgaattagcttcctttttgctttatttacagcatgattggaatcactaaagtagcattctttgcctatatttacagcatgattggaatcactaaagtagcattctttgcctatatttACAGTATGATTGGAATTAGTTTACTCCCATGCTACTACCATGTTTTAGAATTCCTGAAACCATTTTTCTGGAagtagtttaggattaaaagaacactaaagcttaattaaatgccaGGACATtttttaatatcagaataagaaagataacaagtaagtaaagcaagaggctagtacccgacatccaagagcttgtcgttaaacaaatccaggtgaccatttccgaggtcttggccctggtagaccgaggtctgctcttttaggattggtggctcgcaaccccaacctattagggaacgcgcatgagatggtactaggcctgggcccaagaaaagaaaacctaagaaagaaaagaaaagttaagtaagaaggaagaaagaaaagaaaagttaagtaagaaggaagaaagaaagaagaagaaagtaaaagatagaaattaaaagattaatttctaacacaaggatacaagaaatgaaataagttccaagtttagaataaataagaatggttagttttctttgattctaagtttacattgttagtttcttgttatcctgcttgatactgagtatgatttgtattctgttcattttctgtataccatgagcacatgcagatagctttattatttcagtttcagcacttatgcatttcatttatgcatttcgagttttgtgagatagattagtacttactaagcgttttagcttatagatcttgtcttctttcctcctactgcagataaaagaaaagctaagatatgaagggagacgacagggtggtggtgatgatggatgtgtgtggtgactgaactatggagaggtccagaggggactagcaagacttatttatttagagtttatgtctagtttattttccttatttctgttatgaaattatgagtttatgattgagtttgatgtgcattgtagcttattatgcttcattctgggagcttgagtttagttcatgttgctagattagtttttgattatgatatgatttattactgcgtggttgtgaataaattgtgatccagccgcatgtggctgtgtatatatcttgtgtattatagatttggtcaccggtacaggggagactttgccgaaatttttcggtaggaatttctctgaaccgtgataaatctaagtgtcgctaataatagcataagtgacactagtaagtagagtaggagttaggtaacggtcgcccttagagagtagtagtaagaagggtggttgttacagttggtatcagagccaggttccattctccagcatcacacacacattagCATCATCCTcgtcgtctccaagtaagaaagtatttaaattctttctttgttctgctttccttattattaactgcagtatagagtacttgtttttttttattacttaagtaagatcaaagatttagtttccttttctttattcatatttaagtgtgattagaagggttaaagtaagatatcaagcctttaccttgaataaatagatggcaagaagaggacgtccccgtgctactcacactgaggaaccagctcaagggaacgaagtgcctagagcaactgagcccaacctttctgaagtggttgctcagctccagaggcaagtagcagagcaacagcaagtgatcgccaatctgatggcaaaccagcaagcagttcctccccctccatcagttgtcactgcagagaccccagtggtaactgagactccaccagctactc encodes the following:
- the LOC122041172 gene encoding peroxidase P7-like → MAYLSGRQRLAVVAALVLCLAAGAAKAQLSPGFYSATCPAVESIVRAAMVRVVGQEPRMGASLIRLFFHDCFVNGCDGSVLLDDTPTMVGEKNVAGNANSLRGYEVVDAIKSSVEAACRATVSCADIVALAARDAVTLLGGPSWQVALGRRDSRTASMAAAQSDLPPASDNISTLIAKFAAKGLDLRDLTALSGAHTVGSARCVNFRQHVYNEANVDPAFAMFRRRICPASGGDSNLASLDPTSPNRFDVSYYRDLMVRRALLHSDQELFNGGPADDLVRLYSNNGGAFNRDFSAAMVKLGNLSPLTGSTGEIRLNCGRAN